Proteins from a single region of Desulfovibrio porci:
- a CDS encoding BMP family ABC transporter substrate-binding protein, whose protein sequence is MFCSYRYRFAAGLLWLLVALVFTPLAVPAAPDAPIPQPGRNDQAAPAGALRVTLLLEHDGNQAWTDLLRAGLSQAERDFPLQATVRVAPPESDQQEIFRQAARESDLVLVASGRLHEILRNNAANFRTTMFGCIDAGVRAPNIMSVTFADEQAAYLAGAAAAMLTRRTALPGVNEANVIGWISGEDTPALRSQFNGFSEGARLIDPQIRVINAVAGSFTDAGASRREARRLLEQGADVLALAAGAGNAGALAEARERDIYIVGLDTDQAAAMPGHVLTSILKRADKAVYDIAASAAGGNFQGKTILTYDLSNGGVDIASMAPFLAAAGKNAPPDLERRLKELRAELLNGYIRLKSLRARTLCDCL, encoded by the coding sequence TTACCCCCCTGGCCGTCCCGGCGGCCCCGGATGCTCCGATTCCCCAGCCCGGCCGGAATGACCAGGCCGCGCCCGCCGGCGCCCTGCGCGTTACCCTGCTGCTGGAGCACGACGGCAACCAAGCCTGGACCGACCTGCTGCGCGCCGGTCTGTCCCAGGCGGAGCGGGATTTCCCCCTCCAGGCCACCGTACGTGTCGCCCCGCCGGAAAGCGACCAGCAGGAGATCTTCCGCCAGGCCGCGCGCGAGTCCGACCTTGTGCTGGTGGCTTCCGGCCGGCTGCATGAAATTCTGCGCAACAATGCCGCCAACTTCCGCACGACCATGTTCGGCTGCATTGACGCGGGCGTGCGCGCGCCCAACATCATGTCCGTCACCTTCGCCGACGAGCAGGCGGCCTATCTGGCCGGAGCGGCGGCGGCCATGCTCACCCGCCGGACCGCCCTGCCCGGCGTCAACGAAGCGAACGTCATCGGCTGGATTTCCGGTGAGGACACGCCCGCCCTGCGCTCCCAGTTCAACGGGTTCAGCGAGGGCGCGCGCCTCATTGATCCGCAAATCCGGGTCATCAACGCCGTGGCCGGTTCCTTCACCGATGCCGGAGCCTCCCGCCGGGAGGCCCGCCGTCTGCTGGAGCAGGGCGCGGACGTGCTGGCCCTGGCCGCCGGCGCGGGCAACGCCGGCGCGCTGGCGGAAGCGCGGGAGCGCGACATATATATAGTAGGTCTGGATACGGATCAGGCCGCGGCCATGCCCGGCCATGTGCTGACGTCCATCCTCAAGCGGGCGGACAAGGCCGTTTACGACATCGCGGCTTCCGCTGCCGGGGGAAACTTTCAGGGCAAAACAATCCTCACCTATGATCTGAGCAACGGCGGGGTCGACATTGCCAGCATGGCCCCTTTCCTGGCCGCAGCGGGCAAAAACGCGCCGCCCGATCTGGAACGCCGTCTCAAAGAGCTGCGCGCGGAACTACTGAATGGTTACATCCGCCTCAAGTCCTTACGGGCCCGCACCCTCTGCGATTGTCTGTAG